From the genome of Sulfurimonas paralvinellae:
TTTTAAATAAGACAATTTTTGTCCGATTTAAAACTTGGCAGAATGATATCAAGTTATTTTTGTAAAAAAGTTGATATATATCAAGAAATTGATTTTATCGCCAAATGATATTTTTGGCTTCTAACAGCAGTGATTTATCAAAATTTTTTTTAGCTTGTTTGAGGTCGCCGATGTTGTTTTGGGTCTCGCGAAAATCTTGAATGAAGTATGGCTGTTCATATCCTCTTGAGTGTAAATCTTTTATGATGGAATTGATGTCATGCTCATCCAAAAGATCTGCATGCAGAGTGGTGCGTACCTCAAACTTTACATCCGATGCCATAAGCAGGTCAAGTGTTTGAGAAAACTCTCTGTATTTTCTAGAATGGGTTATTTGCTCAAATTTGTCTGCAGGTGCTTTGTAATCAAGGGCTATATAATCTATGAGTTTGGCTTCAAGCAGTTTTTGCATCATTTGAGGATTGGTGCCGTTGGTGTCGAGTTTGATTAAAAATCCAAGTGCTTTGATAGCTTGGCAAAAGGGCTGGAGTTGATGAAGTGTTGCTTCACCTCCGGAGAGAACGACGCCTTCTAGCAGATTGACTCTGCTGCGTAGAAAGTCCAGTGCATCTTCAAATGTGTAATTACCGCTCTTTGCAAAGACAATATCTTTGTTATAGCAGTAATCACACCGCATATTGCATCCGCTGAACCAAAAAATAGCAGCGAGATGGTTAGGATAATCGAGATGCGTGAACTTCGTTATATCATAGATGACTTTATCGTTCTTTGAATTGAACCCGCTGTCTGTGTTCACCTGTTTTCCCTATGTTAAAGCTCTCAACAGGTCTATGGTAACCCATAACTCTTGTGTAGACAATACACTTTTGACGTTTACTCTCTAAAAGCATTAAAATATCTTCTTTACTCATGATACACTCCTTAAATCTAGGTTTTCGTACTTCGCAAACAACTCTTCGTCGCATTTTGGACAGTATTCATGCTCTCCTGCAATGTAACCGTGCTTCGGACAGACGGAGAAGAGCGGTGTCACTGTGATGTATGGAAGCTGAAAGTTTGAGATGACATTTTTGACAAGTTTTCGGCAGGCCTCGGTTGAGCTGACTTTTTCCTGCATATAAAGATGCAGAACTGTTCCCCCTGTGTACTTTGTTTGCAGTTCATCTTGAAGTTCTAATGCTTCAAATGGATCATCGGTATAGTCAACCGGAATCTGTGAGGAGTTTGTGTAGTAGATGTTCTCTCCTGCACCTGCCTGAATTATCTTGTCACCAAAGCGTTTTTTATCCTCTTTTGCAAATCTGTATGTCGTTCCCTCGGCAGGAGTTGCTTCAAGGTTATAGAGATTGCCAGTCTCTTCTTGAAATGCTACCATACGCTCACGCATATGATCGAGCACATCAACGGCGAGTTCTTTTCCTGGTTCTGTTGTGATATCTTCCCATTTATCGGTGAAGTTTAAAATCATCTCATTGATACCGTTGACACCGATGGTTGAAAAATGGTTTTTAAATCCGGGAAGGTATCTTTTCGTATAAGGAAAAAGTCCTCTGTCATACATCTCCTGAATGAAGACGCGTTTTTTCTCGAGTGTCGATTTTGCATGTTCCATCAGTTCATCGAGCCTCTGAAGAAGTCCTTCTTTGTCCTTTTTATACAAAAACCCAAGCCGTGCCATATTGATGGTGACAACACCGATGCTTCCTGTCATCTCTGCAGAGCCAAATAGGCCACCGCCTCGTTTAAGCAGTTCTCTTAAATCAAGCTGTAGTCTACAACACATACTGCGGACATGTCCGGGTTTGTATGCTTCTTCATTGGGTATTAAATGACCGTTTTCATCGCGTTTAAATTGGCTCCCTATGAAATTTTGAAAGTAGGAAGAGCCAATTTTTGCCGTATTTTCAAACAGCAGGTCTGTATTTTCGCCGTACCAGTCAAAATCTTCTGTGATATTGACGGTAGGTATAGGAAATGTAAAGGGTTGGCCGGTTTTATCCCCCTCTGTCATAACCTCATAGTAAGCTTTGTTAATCATGTTCATCTCTTCTTGAAAATGTTTGTATGTCATATCTGTGAGAGAAGCTACGCCTCGCTCTTGTGCTTTGAATCTTAGATCGGCATCATCTATATCCTCAAAGAGATGTCTTTGCTTACTTGTTGGAATCTGGTCTCTCAAATCTTGAGGGACGTTCCAATCGATTGTGATGTTTGTAAAAGGTGATTGTCCCCATCGTGCAGGAACGTTAAGGTTATATATGAAACTT
Proteins encoded in this window:
- a CDS encoding anaerobic ribonucleoside-triphosphate reductase activating protein, translated to MNTDSGFNSKNDKVIYDITKFTHLDYPNHLAAIFWFSGCNMRCDYCYNKDIVFAKSGNYTFEDALDFLRSRVNLLEGVVLSGGEATLHQLQPFCQAIKALGFLIKLDTNGTNPQMMQKLLEAKLIDYIALDYKAPADKFEQITHSRKYREFSQTLDLLMASDVKFEVRTTLHADLLDEHDINSIIKDLHSRGYEQPYFIQDFRETQNNIGDLKQAKKNFDKSLLLEAKNIIWR
- the nrdD gene encoding anaerobic ribonucleoside-triphosphate reductase encodes the protein MSKEDILMLLESKRQKCIVYTRVMGYHRPVESFNIGKTGEHRQRVQFKER
- a CDS encoding ribonucleoside triphosphate reductase, whose amino-acid sequence is MVEYILKRDGTYKQFLSYKIEDAIKKAFESENVAYDEAVYINVLEKLDHKRAVAVEDVQDMIEYELYKNRYFDVMRSFILYRHMHKMQRDNLLDEDTTYINSTQTIEEYINGSDWRIKANSNTGYSNAGLVNNTAGKVIANYWLDKIYSKEEGYAHRNGDYHIHDLDCLTGYCAGWSLRVLLDEGFNGVRGRVESSAPKHFREALGQMANFLGILQSEWAGAQAFSSFDTYLAPYLFKDQLDYKEVKKTVRSFIYNLNVPARWGQSPFTNITIDWNVPQDLRDQIPTSKQRHLFEDIDDADLRFKAQERGVASLTDMTYKHFQEEMNMINKAYYEVMTEGDKTGQPFTFPIPTVNITEDFDWYGENTDLLFENTAKIGSSYFQNFIGSQFKRDENGHLIPNEEAYKPGHVRSMCCRLQLDLRELLKRGGGLFGSAEMTGSIGVVTINMARLGFLYKKDKEGLLQRLDELMEHAKSTLEKKRVFIQEMYDRGLFPYTKRYLPGFKNHFSTIGVNGINEMILNFTDKWEDITTEPGKELAVDVLDHMRERMVAFQEETGNLYNLEATPAEGTTYRFAKEDKKRFGDKIIQAGAGENIYYTNSSQIPVDYTDDPFEALELQDELQTKYTGGTVLHLYMQEKVSSTEACRKLVKNVISNFQLPYITVTPLFSVCPKHGYIAGEHEYCPKCDEELFAKYENLDLRSVS